In Janibacter alkaliphilus, the following proteins share a genomic window:
- a CDS encoding TY-Chap domain-containing protein: protein MDIHLSGSRVGVKELVVVEWSEFQGALAGVLGEVGDRWRVIISEPASGVFVQFADDPSGVEMQCSSREVAKFADLIPASADEVMEAQGWQAPTRELPLWSQVVELPALTSELEAAAGACVIALRDAFGVGSPDDLEYTAWREREVMMQGVTYSGEEVDELDPGEYPMPLPRLGLPLVAPPGME from the coding sequence GTGGACATTCATCTGTCGGGTTCGCGCGTCGGTGTGAAGGAGTTGGTTGTGGTGGAGTGGTCGGAGTTTCAGGGTGCGTTGGCGGGTGTGCTGGGTGAGGTGGGTGATCGGTGGCGGGTGATCATCAGTGAGCCGGCCTCGGGGGTGTTCGTGCAGTTCGCGGATGACCCTTCGGGGGTGGAGATGCAGTGCTCGTCGCGTGAGGTGGCGAAGTTCGCTGATCTGATCCCGGCGTCCGCGGATGAGGTGATGGAGGCGCAGGGGTGGCAGGCGCCGACCCGGGAGCTGCCGTTGTGGTCGCAGGTGGTGGAGCTGCCGGCGTTGACGTCTGAGCTGGAGGCGGCGGCGGGGGCGTGCGTGATCGCGTTGCGTGATGCGTTCGGTGTGGGCTCACCTGACGATCTGGAGTACACGGCGTGGCGTGAGCGCGAGGTGATGATGCAGGGAGTGACGTACTCGGGCGAGGAGGTGGATGAGCTGGATCCGGGTGAGTATCCGATGCCGTTGCCTCGGCTGGGTCTGCCGCTGGTCGCCCCTCCGGGTATGGAGTAG
- a CDS encoding T6SS immunity protein Tdi1 domain-containing protein, protein MLGDGVVASFGEVPFESRVVWGQWAPEGAVQLWESSGVCAFSGGFVRLVDPGRAAQMLEGVYGLPENSVVLFATGLGDLVVSAQGMFFVVFFRWGVVAPLPRGAGLAQVVGWLQDERVLDGVFGRGVFAEAVAADRGGVLGPDECYGFVPLLALGGPERAANLDRCGMWEHIALILAMAGPPAVGAELALPPA, encoded by the coding sequence ATGTTGGGTGATGGTGTGGTGGCGTCGTTTGGTGAGGTGCCGTTCGAGTCGCGGGTGGTGTGGGGGCAGTGGGCTCCTGAGGGTGCGGTTCAGCTGTGGGAGAGCTCGGGGGTGTGTGCGTTCTCGGGTGGGTTCGTGCGGCTGGTGGATCCGGGTCGGGCGGCGCAGATGCTGGAGGGGGTGTACGGGCTGCCGGAGAACTCGGTGGTGCTGTTCGCGACCGGGTTGGGGGATCTGGTGGTGAGCGCGCAGGGGATGTTCTTCGTGGTGTTCTTCCGCTGGGGTGTGGTGGCGCCGCTGCCTCGGGGTGCGGGGTTGGCGCAGGTGGTGGGGTGGTTGCAGGACGAGCGGGTGCTGGACGGGGTGTTCGGTCGGGGGGTGTTCGCGGAGGCTGTGGCGGCGGACCGGGGTGGGGTGCTGGGTCCTGATGAGTGCTACGGGTTCGTGCCGTTGTTGGCGTTGGGCGGTCCGGAGCGGGCGGCGAATCTGGATCGGTGCGGGATGTGGGAGCACATCGCGTTGATCTTGGCGATGGCTGGTCCGCCGGCGGTGGGCGCGGAGCTGGCGCTGCCCCCGGCCTGA
- a CDS encoding DUF6301 family protein, with protein sequence MGEPAGSDLVVGEWSWAPVEEIVAWARFWAGASWPMTEGVAIDLGVEHLGWSVDEQGEAVAPWPLNGRDLSLSRAYGAKDCHGFSFEVTDVMGSPHEQLDVEAQRLWQAFLRDRFTLLVRALTPELGEPTRLRESFQGRSMVTARWDLPDGGIRWDVTQSHQSVSAYLSSPATAAMERRSGN encoded by the coding sequence ATGGGTGAGCCGGCAGGGTCGGATCTCGTGGTCGGGGAGTGGTCGTGGGCTCCGGTGGAGGAGATCGTGGCGTGGGCGCGGTTCTGGGCGGGCGCGTCGTGGCCGATGACGGAGGGTGTGGCGATCGATCTGGGGGTGGAGCACCTCGGGTGGTCGGTGGACGAGCAGGGCGAGGCCGTGGCGCCGTGGCCGCTGAACGGGAGGGATCTGTCGTTGTCGCGCGCGTACGGCGCGAAGGACTGTCATGGATTCTCGTTCGAGGTGACCGACGTTATGGGTTCGCCTCATGAGCAGCTGGACGTTGAAGCTCAGCGGTTGTGGCAGGCGTTCTTGCGGGACCGGTTCACACTCTTGGTACGGGCGCTGACCCCCGAGCTGGGTGAGCCCACGAGGCTACGAGAGAGCTTTCAGGGGCGCAGCATGGTCACCGCACGGTGGGATCTTCCAGACGGGGGGATTCGGTGGGATGTGACGCAGTCTCATCAGTCAGTGAGTGCGTACCTGAGTTCGCCAGCGACGGCAGCGATGGAGCGGCGGTCAGGCAACTAG
- a CDS encoding TY-Chap domain-containing protein: MLLLMCRKVIVVEWSEFQGALAGVLGEVGDRWRVIIREPASGVFVQFADDPSGVEMQCSSREVPKFADLIPASADEVMEAQGWQAPTRELPLWSQVVELPALTSELEAAAGACITALRDAFGVGSPDDLEYTAWREREVMMQGVTYSGEEMDELDPGEYPMPLPGLGLPLVTPPGME; encoded by the coding sequence GTGTTGCTCTTGATGTGCAGGAAGGTGATCGTGGTGGAGTGGTCGGAGTTTCAGGGTGCGCTGGCGGGTGTGCTGGGTGAGGTGGGTGATCGGTGGCGGGTGATCATCCGCGAGCCGGCCTCGGGGGTGTTCGTGCAGTTTGCGGATGACCCTTCGGGGGTGGAGATGCAGTGCTCGTCGCGCGAGGTGCCGAAGTTCGCTGATCTGATCCCGGCGTCGGCGGATGAGGTGATGGAGGCGCAGGGGTGGCAGGCGCCGACCCGGGAGCTGCCGTTGTGGTCGCAGGTGGTGGAGCTGCCCGCGTTGACCTCCGAGCTCGAGGCGGCAGCGGGGGCGTGCATCACCGCGTTGCGTGATGCCTTCGGTGTCGGCTCACCTGACGATCTGGAGTACACGGCGTGGCGTGAGCGCGAGGTCATGATGCAGGGAGTGACCTACTCGGGCGAAGAGATGGATGAGCTGGATCCGGGGGAGTATCCGATGCCGTTGCCTGGGCTGGGTCTGCCGCTGGTCACGCCTCCGGGCATGGAGTAG
- a CDS encoding DUF6301 family protein yields the protein MAGLTGSDLVVGEWSWAPVEEVAGWARFWASASWPMTEDVAIDLGVEHLGWSVDEKGAAVGPWPLNRPGVTLSRAYGAKDCRSFSFNVTDSVARYREQLDAEGQQSWKAFVRDRFTLLVRAHKAELGKAQRFRETFQGRTLVTARWDLPDGGIRWDVTQSEGAVRVYLTSPATAAMERRLGH from the coding sequence ATGGCCGGGTTGACGGGGTCGGATCTGGTGGTGGGTGAGTGGTCGTGGGCTCCGGTGGAGGAGGTCGCGGGGTGGGCGCGGTTCTGGGCGTCGGCGTCGTGGCCGATGACCGAGGATGTCGCGATCGATCTGGGGGTGGAGCACCTGGGCTGGTCGGTGGACGAGAAGGGTGCCGCGGTGGGGCCGTGGCCGCTGAACCGGCCTGGTGTGACGCTGTCGAGGGCGTATGGCGCAAAAGATTGCCGCAGTTTCTCATTCAACGTCACTGATTCCGTTGCGCGCTATCGCGAGCAGTTGGACGCCGAGGGTCAGCAGTCGTGGAAGGCATTCGTGCGGGACCGGTTCACGCTCCTAGTGCGGGCGCACAAGGCCGAGCTGGGGAAGGCGCAGAGGTTCCGCGAGACCTTCCAAGGGCGCACGCTGGTCACGGCGCGATGGGATCTGCCGGACGGGGGGATTCGGTGGGATGTGACGCAGTCAGAGGGCGCGGTCCGGGTGTACCTAACATCGCCGGCGACGGCAGCTATGGAGCGGCGGTTGGGCCACTAG
- a CDS encoding IS3 family transposase (programmed frameshift), whose amino-acid sequence MALMGAKRKSYTPQYRRDAARLVIDSGRTISAVAAQIGVGEQVLGRWVARERARMDQPPEAVDLDERAELERLRAENAQLRMDREFLKKSSGLLRGGGGVGADAAFAVIHAEKACAEGVRSTVGDMCELLGVSRSGYYDWLARQAAGPGPREQRLRDLAAKVVSAHQDSDGVYGAPRITAQLRAAGEVVTRKTVAKVMRANGIEGISPRAWRPATTVTGAAPHRIPDLVQRRFDQGELNRVWTSDITYLATGQGWLYLCAVRDGCSRRVLGYAFSDSLHTDLVEDALRRAVTFRDGRTAGVILHADRGCQYTSDQLERAARALDVRLSAGRTGVCWDNAQHESFWSTLKTEHYHRHEFTTRAAAIHSVTHWIETVYNRRRRHTALGNISPVAFEHGLTTAAPAA is encoded by the exons ATGGCCCTTATGGGTGCGAAGAGGAAGAGCTACACCCCGCAGTACCGGCGTGATGCTGCGCGTCTGGTGATCGACTCGGGCCGCACGATCTCGGCGGTGGCTGCGCAGATCGGTGTGGGTGAGCAGGTGCTGGGTCGGTGGGTGGCCAGGGAGCGTGCGCGGATGGATCAGCCGCCGGAGGCGGTGGATCTCGACGAGCGTGCCGAGCTGGAGCGGTTGCGCGCGGAGAATGCTCAGCTGCGGATGGATCGGGAGTTCCTGA AAAAAAGCAGCGGCCTTCTTCGTGGCGGAGGGGGCGTCGGAGCAGACGCCGCGTTCGCAGTGATTCACGCGGAGAAGGCCTGCGCCGAGGGTGTGCGGTCCACGGTCGGTGACATGTGCGAGCTGCTGGGGGTGTCGCGGTCGGGCTACTACGACTGGCTCGCCCGCCAGGCGGCTGGGCCGGGGCCGCGTGAGCAGCGGTTGCGGGATCTGGCCGCGAAGGTGGTGAGCGCGCACCAGGACTCCGACGGGGTGTACGGCGCGCCCCGGATCACCGCGCAGCTGCGGGCGGCGGGTGAGGTCGTGACCCGCAAGACGGTCGCGAAGGTGATGCGCGCGAACGGGATCGAGGGCATCAGCCCGCGCGCGTGGCGGCCGGCGACCACGGTCACCGGTGCGGCGCCGCACCGCATCCCGGACCTGGTCCAGCGCCGCTTCGACCAGGGCGAGCTGAACCGGGTGTGGACCTCGGACATCACCTACCTGGCCACCGGTCAGGGCTGGCTGTACCTGTGCGCGGTCCGGGACGGCTGCTCCCGGCGCGTGCTCGGGTACGCCTTCAGCGACAGCCTGCACACCGACCTCGTCGAGGACGCGCTGCGGCGGGCGGTCACCTTCCGTGACGGCCGCACGGCCGGGGTGATCCTGCACGCCGACCGCGGCTGCCAGTACACCTCCGACCAGCTCGAGCGCGCCGCCCGCGCCCTGGACGTGCGACTCAGCGCCGGACGTACCGGCGTGTGCTGGGACAACGCCCAGCACGAGAGCTTCTGGTCCACCCTCAAGACCGAGCACTACCACCGCCACGAGTTCACCACCCGAGCCGCCGCGATCCACAGCGTGACCCACTGGATCGAGACCGTGTACAACCGCCGACGACGCCACACCGCCCTCGGCAACATCAGCCCCGTAGCCTTCGAGCACGGACTCACCACGGCGGCACCAGCCGCCTAA
- a CDS encoding TY-Chap domain-containing protein, whose translation MVLLVMSRGVIVVEWSEFQGALAGVLGEVGDRWRVIIREPTSGVVVQFADHPVGLEMQCSSREVPKFADLIPASADEVMEAQGWQAPTRELPLWSQVVELPALTSELEAAAGACVTALRDAFGVGSPDDLVYTAWREREVMMQGVTYTGEEVDELDPGEYPMPLPRLGLPLVAPPGME comes from the coding sequence ATGGTGTTGCTCGTGATGTCTAGGGGAGTGATCGTGGTGGAGTGGTCGGAGTTTCAGGGTGCGTTGGCGGGTGTGCTGGGTGAGGTGGGTGATCGGTGGCGGGTGATCATCCGTGAGCCGACCTCGGGGGTGGTGGTGCAGTTCGCGGACCATCCGGTGGGGTTGGAGATGCAGTGCTCGTCGCGTGAGGTGCCGAAGTTTGCTGATCTGATCCCGGCGTCGGCGGATGAGGTGATGGAGGCGCAGGGGTGGCAGGCGCCGACTCGGGAGCTTCCGTTGTGGTCGCAGGTGGTGGAGCTGCCGGCGTTGACGTCTGAGCTGGAGGCGGCGGCGGGGGCGTGCGTGACCGCGTTGCGTGATGCGTTCGGTGTGGGCTCGCCTGATGACCTGGTGTACACGGCGTGGCGTGAGCGCGAGGTCATGATGCAGGGAGTGACGTACACGGGCGAGGAGGTGGATGAGCTGGATCCGGGGGAGTATCCGATGCCGTTGCCTCGGTTGGGTCTGCCGCTGGTCGCCCCTCCGGGCATGGAGTAG
- a CDS encoding DUF6301 family protein — protein MGEPMGSELVVGEWSWAPVEEVVAWARFWASASWPMTEDVAIDLGVAHLGWSVDEKGAAVGPWPLNRPGVTLSRDYGDKDCHGFSFKVTDVVGRPEELLDADGQRLWEAFLRDRFTLLVRALTPELRESKRLREKLEDSSLVTARWDLPDGGIRWDVTQSAGSVTCWVSSPESAQVERNLGN, from the coding sequence ATGGGTGAGCCGATGGGGTCTGAGCTGGTCGTCGGTGAGTGGTCGTGGGCTCCCGTGGAGGAGGTGGTGGCCTGGGCGCGGTTCTGGGCGTCGGCGTCGTGGCCGATGACCGAGGACGTGGCGATCGATCTGGGGGTGGCGCATCTGGGGTGGTCGGTGGACGAGAAGGGTGCGGCGGTGGGGCCGTGGCCGCTGAACCGGCCGGGGGTGACCCTGTCGCGGGACTACGGCGACAAGGACTGTCACGGGTTCTCGTTCAAGGTCACTGACGTTGTGGGTCGTCCTGAAGAGTTGCTGGATGCTGACGGTCAGAGGTTGTGGGAGGCGTTCCTGCGGGACCGGTTCACGCTGCTGGTGCGGGCGCTGACGCCCGAGTTACGTGAGTCGAAGCGCCTCCGAGAGAAGCTCGAGGACAGCAGTTTGGTCACGGCGCGATGGGATCTTCCAGACGGGGGCATCCGGTGGGATGTCACGCAATCGGCAGGCTCGGTCACGTGCTGGGTGAGTTCGCCAGAGTCGGCGCAGGTGGAGCGGAACCTGGGCAACTAG
- the eccCb gene encoding type VII secretion protein EccCb has product MLERLERRDSVPVRQEVQLDRFSAAEAETLCRHLAGLRLSADSLEHDASSQALQVTGLLGVDDVERIDLDALWGPRPRTSFLRVPIGTDDQGDPVMLDLKESAQFGMGPHGICVGATGSGKSELLRTLVLALLTSHGPDDLAMVLVDYKGGATFAPFATAPQVSGVITNLSDDSTLVERVYASLAGEVQRRQQMLKDAGNLSDISAYRRLRREQAGAGASLPPMPHLLVIIDEFGELLTARPDFIELFLSIGRIGRSIGVHLLLSSQRIEGGKLRGLDTYLSYRIGLRTLSEAESRTILDTTDAYALPALPGYGYLKVDTTTYTRFRAGYVSGAIPDDTEVEVDEAPVLRPLADYPAIPVEDEPGVETTEADALDEEPTGPTVLATVIDQIARRPASGSPVWLPPLPEQLTLDQAAGPAVATAEGVRVPSAGPLRVPIGRLDDPRGQTQGPWELDLAAAGGHVLVIGAPRSGKTTVLRTLAASLAVTHRVEEAVVYAIDLLGSNLMALDGLPNVAGVGLRSDPEVVRRTVEEVHALLERREDLFQRLRVDSLPAARAAAGPASGEMLADVVLLVDGYGLVEDFAGLEETMLTLVRRGGGLGIHVVATATRWNDVRMQQQTFFGTKVELRLADAGDSAVDSKLSATLRDAPAGRALLPARLFAQVALPRVDGRADRGSAAEGLAELVARVGESATSTAPRVRLLPSVVASGDLAPAGRAGMVPLGLHEATLETVTIDLEGTDRHVLALGDSQTGRTSLLRHVVQTLIAQHTPEEIVFAVIDPRRVLRGEVPDEYLGGYASSAPLAERLVAAVLPELQKRVPMQVGDEPEETHLPKIVVVVDDYEVVTAGSSSPLAPLVPFISMAAEVNLHVLLTRRTSGASRGVYESAFMALRDSGSVGLMYSGDRTEGQLLGSERPQRLPTGRARLLRTGEPTITVQVGHREQADDALGGRGFGDG; this is encoded by the coding sequence GTGCTGGAGCGCCTGGAGCGCCGCGACAGCGTGCCGGTGCGCCAGGAGGTGCAGCTGGACCGCTTCTCCGCGGCCGAGGCCGAGACGCTGTGCCGGCACCTGGCCGGGCTGCGGCTGTCCGCGGACTCCCTCGAGCACGACGCCTCCAGCCAGGCGCTGCAGGTGACCGGGCTGCTCGGGGTGGACGACGTGGAGCGGATCGACCTGGACGCGCTGTGGGGTCCGCGGCCGCGCACCTCCTTCCTGCGGGTGCCGATCGGCACCGACGACCAGGGCGACCCGGTGATGCTCGACCTCAAGGAGTCGGCACAGTTCGGGATGGGGCCGCACGGGATCTGCGTCGGCGCGACCGGCTCCGGCAAGTCCGAGCTGCTGCGCACGCTGGTGCTGGCGCTGCTGACCTCGCACGGCCCGGACGACCTGGCGATGGTGCTCGTGGACTACAAGGGCGGGGCGACCTTCGCTCCCTTCGCCACGGCTCCGCAGGTGAGCGGGGTGATCACCAACCTCTCCGACGACTCGACGCTCGTCGAGCGGGTCTACGCCAGCCTGGCCGGGGAGGTGCAGCGGCGCCAGCAGATGCTCAAGGATGCCGGCAACCTCTCCGACATCTCCGCCTACCGGCGGCTGCGGCGCGAGCAGGCCGGTGCCGGGGCGTCGCTGCCGCCGATGCCGCACCTGCTGGTGATCATCGACGAGTTCGGCGAGCTGCTGACCGCGCGCCCGGACTTCATCGAGCTCTTCCTCTCGATCGGGCGGATCGGCCGGTCGATCGGGGTGCACCTGCTGCTCAGCAGCCAGCGGATCGAAGGGGGCAAGCTGCGCGGCCTGGACACCTACCTCTCCTACCGGATCGGGCTGCGCACCCTCTCCGAGGCAGAGAGCCGGACGATCCTGGACACCACCGACGCCTACGCGCTGCCGGCGCTGCCCGGCTACGGCTACCTCAAGGTGGACACCACGACCTACACCCGCTTCCGCGCGGGCTACGTCTCCGGGGCCATCCCGGACGACACCGAGGTGGAGGTGGACGAGGCGCCGGTGCTGCGGCCGCTGGCGGACTACCCAGCGATCCCGGTCGAGGACGAGCCGGGGGTCGAGACGACCGAGGCCGACGCGCTGGACGAGGAGCCGACCGGTCCGACGGTGCTGGCGACGGTCATCGACCAGATCGCGCGGCGACCGGCGTCAGGGTCGCCGGTGTGGCTGCCGCCGCTGCCCGAGCAGCTGACCCTGGACCAGGCGGCCGGCCCGGCGGTGGCCACGGCCGAAGGGGTGCGGGTGCCCAGCGCCGGTCCGCTGCGGGTGCCGATCGGGCGGCTGGACGACCCGCGAGGGCAGACCCAGGGGCCGTGGGAGCTGGACCTGGCGGCCGCGGGCGGGCACGTGCTCGTCATCGGGGCGCCGCGCTCGGGCAAGACGACGGTGCTGCGCACGCTGGCGGCGTCGCTGGCGGTGACCCACCGGGTCGAGGAGGCGGTGGTCTACGCGATCGACCTGCTCGGCTCGAACCTCATGGCGCTGGACGGCCTGCCGAACGTGGCCGGCGTGGGGCTGCGCAGCGACCCGGAGGTGGTCCGGCGCACGGTCGAGGAGGTGCACGCGCTGCTGGAGCGTCGCGAGGACCTCTTCCAGCGGCTGCGGGTGGACTCGCTGCCGGCGGCACGGGCGGCGGCCGGCCCGGCGAGCGGGGAGATGCTCGCCGACGTCGTGCTGCTCGTCGACGGCTACGGCCTGGTGGAGGACTTCGCCGGGCTGGAGGAGACCATGCTGACCCTGGTCCGGCGCGGTGGCGGGCTGGGCATCCACGTGGTGGCGACCGCCACCCGGTGGAACGACGTGCGGATGCAGCAGCAGACCTTCTTCGGGACGAAGGTGGAGCTGCGCCTCGCCGATGCCGGCGACTCGGCGGTGGACAGCAAGCTCAGCGCGACGCTGCGGGACGCGCCGGCGGGGCGGGCGCTGCTGCCGGCCCGGCTCTTCGCCCAGGTGGCGCTGCCGCGGGTGGACGGGCGCGCGGACCGCGGGTCGGCGGCCGAGGGGCTGGCCGAGCTGGTGGCCCGGGTGGGCGAGTCGGCGACCTCGACGGCGCCGCGGGTGCGGCTGCTGCCGTCGGTGGTGGCCAGCGGTGACCTGGCGCCGGCGGGCCGGGCCGGGATGGTGCCGCTGGGGCTGCACGAGGCGACCCTGGAGACGGTGACCATCGACCTGGAGGGCACGGACCGGCACGTGCTGGCGCTGGGCGACTCGCAGACCGGGCGGACCTCGCTGCTGCGGCACGTGGTGCAGACGCTGATCGCTCAGCACACCCCGGAGGAGATCGTCTTCGCGGTCATCGACCCGCGTCGGGTGCTGCGCGGGGAGGTGCCTGACGAGTACCTCGGCGGGTATGCCAGCTCGGCGCCGCTGGCGGAGCGGCTGGTGGCGGCGGTGCTGCCGGAGCTGCAGAAGCGGGTGCCGATGCAGGTCGGCGACGAGCCGGAGGAGACCCATCTGCCGAAGATCGTGGTGGTCGTCGACGACTACGAGGTCGTGACGGCGGGGAGCAGCTCGCCGCTGGCGCCGCTGGTCCCCTTCATCTCGATGGCGGCGGAGGTGAACCTGCACGTGCTGCTGACCCGGCGGACCAGCGGCGCCTCGCGCGGGGTCTACGAGTCGGCCTTCATGGCGCTGCGCGACTCCGGTTCGGTGGGGCTGATGTACTCGGGTGACCGCACCGAGGGTCAGCTGCTCGGCAGCGAACGGCCGCAGCGGCTGCCGACGGGCCGGGCCCGGCTGCTGCGGACCGGGGAGCCGACGATCACCGTGCAGGTGGGGCACCGCGAGCAGGCCGACGACGCGCTCGGGGGACGCGGCTTCGGCGACGGCTGA
- a CDS encoding EsaB/YukD family protein: MSTATDHPVVGPYLRTTILTSARAIDVVLPTTQPVSSLLPALLDLVGPEAGGSSHRLYLLDGRPLRQDLTLAEAGLRDGAQLRLTGAAEAPPDPIVYDLVDAVEEERPRGVWDGASRDWALPLVIGGLLAAAAVVSGSPTLRSTGSGLALVGVVALAASLVAAWRSRTAIAWGSFTVAWVMLPLGTMLNASTRDLVWVGFAVPILLLNLGACARQMPAASAGVMAWLGVLVAGGATWGLTGEVGLAAAVVVVLCGMFLGLAPRIALATTGAFSVDEQLGRGAQLRRSRVASTVTAAHLSLLGAVAVIALSGAAAMAVAVSERPDDGWTLALVGSAAVAWLVRVRHVPLVAERLLLGAGALVGLAAVARVAAERWPAAETALVLGLLAAAAVCTLVLLREPTPLMAATVRRWAGRLETVAVLLGIPLLVGAFGVYSAMLDTF; encoded by the coding sequence ATGAGCACCGCCACCGATCACCCCGTCGTCGGCCCCTACCTGCGCACGACGATCCTCACCAGCGCCCGGGCGATCGACGTCGTGCTGCCGACCACCCAGCCGGTGTCCTCGCTGCTGCCCGCGCTGCTCGACCTCGTCGGCCCGGAGGCCGGCGGCAGCAGCCACCGGCTCTACCTGCTCGACGGGCGGCCGCTGCGCCAGGACCTCACCCTCGCCGAGGCGGGGCTGCGCGACGGCGCCCAGCTGCGGCTCACCGGGGCCGCCGAGGCGCCGCCGGACCCGATCGTCTACGACCTCGTCGACGCGGTCGAGGAGGAGCGCCCCCGCGGTGTCTGGGACGGCGCCTCCCGGGACTGGGCGCTGCCGCTGGTCATCGGCGGGCTGCTGGCCGCCGCCGCGGTGGTCTCCGGGAGCCCGACCCTGCGCTCCACCGGCTCCGGGCTGGCCCTGGTCGGCGTGGTGGCGCTGGCCGCCTCGCTGGTCGCCGCCTGGCGATCCCGGACGGCGATCGCCTGGGGCAGCTTCACCGTGGCCTGGGTCATGCTGCCGCTCGGCACGATGCTCAACGCCTCCACCCGCGACCTGGTCTGGGTGGGCTTCGCGGTGCCGATCCTGCTGCTCAACCTCGGCGCCTGCGCGCGGCAGATGCCGGCCGCGTCCGCCGGGGTGATGGCCTGGCTGGGGGTGCTCGTCGCGGGCGGGGCCACCTGGGGGCTGACCGGCGAGGTCGGCCTGGCGGCAGCCGTCGTCGTCGTGCTGTGCGGGATGTTCCTCGGGCTGGCGCCGCGGATCGCGCTGGCCACGACGGGGGCTTTCTCCGTGGACGAGCAGCTCGGCCGGGGCGCCCAGCTGCGACGCAGCCGGGTGGCCAGCACGGTGACCGCCGCGCACCTCTCGCTGCTCGGTGCGGTCGCGGTGATCGCGCTCAGCGGCGCCGCGGCGATGGCGGTCGCCGTGAGCGAGCGCCCCGACGACGGATGGACCCTGGCACTGGTCGGCTCGGCCGCGGTCGCCTGGCTGGTCCGGGTGCGCCACGTCCCGCTGGTCGCCGAGCGGCTGCTCCTCGGCGCCGGCGCGCTCGTGGGCCTGGCCGCGGTGGCCCGGGTCGCCGCCGAGCGGTGGCCGGCCGCCGAGACCGCGCTCGTGCTGGGCCTGCTCGCCGCCGCGGCGGTGTGCACGCTGGTGCTGCTGCGCGAACCCACCCCGCTGATGGCCGCGACCGTCCGTCGCTGGGCCGGCCGGCTGGAGACCGTCGCGGTGCTCCTGGGCATCCCGCTGCTGGTCGGCGCCTTCGGCGTGTACTCCGCGATGCTCGACACCTTCTGA
- a CDS encoding MerR family transcriptional regulator, with protein sequence MKISELADAGDVSVATVKYYLREGVLPPGRAISRTQADYDASHVERLRLVRALIGVGGLSLARVRQVLSVIEDGSIGPADVMSAAQLSLYDTEGGEGGAGPVSADAEGDATAPPSPGAALMGALGWHVRLPDPVVDELDEAIEACVTADIGYSDELLARYAEICLEVAETDLATVPSEPAAAVRQVVLGTVLLDPVLVALRRLAQQHAAHTRLPSTGPGPGFAARPPGEA encoded by the coding sequence GTGAAGATCTCGGAGCTGGCCGACGCCGGTGACGTCTCGGTGGCCACCGTGAAGTACTACCTGCGCGAAGGGGTGCTCCCGCCCGGGCGGGCGATCTCCCGGACCCAGGCGGACTACGACGCCTCGCACGTGGAGCGGCTGCGGCTGGTGCGCGCGCTGATCGGTGTCGGCGGTCTCTCGCTGGCCCGGGTGCGGCAGGTGCTCAGCGTCATCGAGGACGGCTCGATCGGCCCGGCCGACGTGATGTCCGCCGCCCAGCTCTCGCTCTACGACACCGAGGGCGGAGAGGGAGGCGCCGGGCCGGTGAGCGCGGACGCAGAGGGCGACGCGACCGCTCCGCCCAGCCCTGGTGCCGCCCTGATGGGGGCGCTCGGCTGGCACGTGCGGCTACCCGACCCGGTCGTCGACGAGCTGGACGAGGCGATCGAGGCGTGCGTCACCGCCGACATCGGGTACTCCGACGAGCTGCTCGCCCGCTACGCCGAGATCTGCCTCGAGGTCGCCGAGACCGACCTGGCGACCGTGCCGAGCGAGCCGGCCGCGGCGGTCCGTCAGGTCGTCCTCGGCACCGTGCTGCTCGACCCGGTGCTCGTCGCGCTGCGCCGCCTGGCCCAGCAGCACGCGGCGCACACCCGTCTCCCGTCGACCGGCCCGGGCCCCGGTTTTGCTGCCCGCCCCCCTGGTGAGGCATGA